One Bacillus horti DNA segment encodes these proteins:
- a CDS encoding helix-turn-helix domain-containing protein: MEDQLVKWGRRIRAYRKLKGYTQEQLALKLHVSVSVIGGIERGRKLPSQQLLEDIARVLRVKIEELKGEIEGVNQHGHKKA, encoded by the coding sequence ATGGAAGACCAATTAGTGAAATGGGGTAGGAGAATCAGGGCATACCGCAAGCTTAAAGGGTATACACAGGAACAGCTTGCCCTTAAGCTTCATGTCTCTGTATCCGTTATTGGGGGAATCGAACGAGGAAGGAAGCTTCCCTCCCAGCAATTATTGGAAGATATCGCCCGTGTCCTACGTGTTAAGATAGAAGAATTAAAAGGAGAAATAGAAGGAGTGAACCAGCATGGCCACAAGAAAGCTTAA